From Merismopedia glauca CCAP 1448/3:
ACTACAGGTGTGTATTGCACATTTAAAGCTAACTTCCATAACTCAGACCATTGTTTCTGATTAAGATAACTTCTATCATTAAAATATCCAGGAGGAACCATTATTAAGATATGAAAGTGTGGGTGAACTGTACCCTCTTCCCTGTTTCTCGTAACTTCTGTAGACTTGACATATCCTATGCCTGGAAAACATTTCTTTTTAGTTAGTTTAATCCAAGATTTGTTCATCCATTTAATAGTATCTTTAAGCTCTTCAACTCGACAGTTTTTAAGAGTAAGTGTCAAAAATATATACCTAGCTTTTGGGTAATCTTTTTCAACTAATGGTATACTATTAATAAGTCTTGCAAACCACATTGAAGACCGCCTTGATTGACAAACTGGACAATGACGAACTCTACAGAATCTAGCACTTC
This genomic window contains:
- a CDS encoding protein rep, whose translation is MKPSNENGSSHSAAESYLSTISPQDKDWDIYKTLNNVLRELYKGTSLDTLPSRLDACSGFLEFGITPPLDDGSVRLKLRSARFCRVRHCPVCQSRRSSMWFARLINSIPLVEKDYPKARYIFLTLTLKNCRVEELKDTIKWMNKSWIKLTKKKCFPGIGYVKSTEVTRNREEGTVHPHFHILIMVPPGYFNDRSYLNQKQWSELWKLALNVQYTPVV